The sequence GTCGTAGAAGCGCAGGCTGCACGGCATTCTTGCCGCCACCCTCCCCCAGTACACGTTGCTGAGCCCGACGATGCGTTCATGCGAAGCGAAACCGAGCCTCCGCAGCCAGAAGCGCAGGATGAGCCCTCCCGCTCCGGCAACCGCGTTGCGGAAGAGCGCGACGTCGAGCAGCCGGCCTATGCGGTAGGGCACGGTTTTCAGGAAAGGCATGGTGACCACGGTGACGTTGCCCCGCGTCACGGGCAGCCAGTGCGCGGGCCTCCCCAGGGCGTACGGTTCGACGAAGAGGATGCGCCAGCGCGACGAAAAACGGTGCAGCAGCCGCTGCTTTCTGGTGGAGAGAAAATCCCACTGGACTTCCGAGAACCAGACCAGATCCACCCGCTCCCGCATGCCTGAATCAGGATTTCGCAAGTTCATGGATCAGCACCTTTTCATAGATAGCCCGCAGGAGCGGTTTCAGGCCGGTCAGATAGAACGGCCAACGGCGTATCCGGAACGCATCGTGGCGCACAACGCGGAACCCGGCTCTCGAAAAGAGCGACTGCAGCGCCTGTGGTCTCATTTCATGAAAATGGTCCGGGCTTGCGAGCATGGCGGGTTTCGCTGCCGGTACCGAGACGAACAGCCGGCTGTCCGGACCGGAGAGCACCTTTCGCGCTTCGAGCAGCGCATGCAGCGGATTGAAAAGATGTTCGAGCACTTCGAACGCCGTCACCACGTCATAGCGGCCTGAAAGCGCGTCCACATCGAGATCGCAGCAGCTGCTCTCGAACGTGCAGCCGAAAAGATTTTCAAGCTCGCCGACAAGAGGCGTGCGGTCGCCGAGATCCAGCGCCGAAGCAGCTTTCGAACGGGCAAACGTCGAACCTTCGACGAAGCGCATGGTTTTCTGCCACCGGATGCGGTTCGCCTCGTCCGTGCAGTAACGCTGGTCGATGGTGTTCCGGTATTGCGAAAGGTTACTCATGATCTCCCTGTCGGTTTTCGTGCGATACGGTGCAGCAGCGCACCCGCCGCCTGCAGAAGCAGAGCGAACGGATAGAGGATAAATCCGCTCCATGCCCGGTGCTTTCTCATAAGGTACAGCATTGCCGCGCTTTTTCGTACGATCTTGCGCGGATGCATGCTGCTGCCGTACGATGCGGAAACCCGGTGCCACACCCGCGCCGCCGGTTCGCAGATCACGGTAAGGCCGGCTTTCCGAACGCGAAGCGAGAGATCGACATCTTCGCAGTACATGCCGAATCGCTCGTCGAAACCGCCGAGACGCTCAAAATCGAGGCTCCGCATGGCGATGCAGCAGCCGGTGGCGTACCCGGTCTCTTTGCGACGGGCGTACGCCGGGCCATACAACTCGCGGATGCCCTCGTGCCGCACCAGCCCAAGGCCGAGCCGCACCACACCGCCTGCGTACCATATCCGGTCGGGATCATCCATATAAAATATTTCAGGCACGGCAATGCCTGCATCGGAGTCATCCCGCAGTACCGCTGTCAACCTGGCAACGGCGTCCGGCGCAACGACGGTATCGTTGTTAAGAAACACTACGTATTCGGGATTCTTCTGCATGGCGTGCCGGAACCCGGCGTTGTTGCCGCCCGCATAGCCGAGGTTGCGCTCGAGCGCGAGCAGCTCCACGCCGGAAAAGCGCTGCCGCACCGCATCCGCCGAATTGTCGGTCGAACCGTTATCGACAACAAGCACCCGTAAACGCTCCGAAAGCAGCGGTTCGAGCGACCCGAGGCAGCGGAGCAGATCGTCCTTTCCGTTCCAGTTCAGGACGATAACCGTGGTCAGGGGGGGAGCGTTCATGGCTTTGCTACGGACTGGATGAAGCTCCCTGCCTCTCCGGCAAACCGTTCCCACGAGTGGCCGGCGGCGTACTCCCTGACCGATTGCGGCATTGCCGGGCGCCGCGGGTCGCCGAGAAACCCGATTACGGCGGCGGCAATCGCCTCCGAAGAGAGATCGCCGGCGATCCATCCCGTCCGGCCCTGTTCAACTTCGGCGGCAAGACCGCCCGCAGGGGTGACGATAACCGGCAGGCCGTATCCACAGGCAAGCTGCACCACGCCGGACTGGGAGGCCTGGCGGTACGGAAGCACCGCTGCGTCGGCGGCGGCAAAATAGCAGGCGGCATCGCGGTCGCTCGAATAACCAGGACGGAGATCCACGCTCTCCCCTATCCCGAGCCGACCGATCAGCTCCCGGAATGTTGCTTCCGGTTCGTAAAACTGGCCGGCAACGAGCAAACGGGCTTCGGGCCATACGGCAAGAATGGCGGGCATGGCGCGAAGCAGCAGATCGAGCCCCTTGTAGCGGCGCACATAGCCGAAAAAGAGCAGCACCGGCGCTTCGGCGTCATAGCCGAGAGTGTGGCGGGCTTCGCTTTTTTCAGGCTGGACGCTGCCGGAAAAGGTCGGGAAAGGCGGATAGGGCGGATGATAGAGCTGAACGACCGGTTTGGCGTTGCCAGCGGCTGCGAGCGCTCCGGCCACCTCCCGGGAAAGCGTGATGAACCCGTCAGCCGAGGCAAGCAGCAGCTTCTGCAGGAAGGGTTCGAACATGAAGGGTTCGTGGGTGG comes from Chlorobium limicola DSM 245 and encodes:
- a CDS encoding methyltransferase domain-containing protein; translated protein: MSNLSQYRNTIDQRYCTDEANRIRWQKTMRFVEGSTFARSKAASALDLGDRTPLVGELENLFGCTFESSCCDLDVDALSGRYDVVTAFEVLEHLFNPLHALLEARKVLSGPDSRLFVSVPAAKPAMLASPDHFHEMRPQALQSLFSRAGFRVVRHDAFRIRRWPFYLTGLKPLLRAIYEKVLIHELAKS
- a CDS encoding glycosyltransferase family 4 protein, translating into MRIAFISPFFPLKGGISRFSGLLADELQVKGHAVRRLGFKKLYPSFLTGGHAPEVPEYRSAANGGDAVIVLYNPLTWLTLLRDLKRERPEVLLVAYWTGLLAPLLFAVRKLSGIRTVVLLHNLSTHEPFMFEPFLQKLLLASADGFITLSREVAGALAAAGNAKPVVQLYHPPYPPFPTFSGSVQPEKSEARHTLGYDAEAPVLLFFGYVRRYKGLDLLLRAMPAILAVWPEARLLVAGQFYEPEATFRELIGRLGIGESVDLRPGYSSDRDAACYFAAADAAVLPYRQASQSGVVQLACGYGLPVIVTPAGGLAAEVEQGRTGWIAGDLSSEAIAAAVIGFLGDPRRPAMPQSVREYAAGHSWERFAGEAGSFIQSVAKP
- a CDS encoding glycosyltransferase family 2 protein — encoded protein: MNAPPLTTVIVLNWNGKDDLLRCLGSLEPLLSERLRVLVVDNGSTDNSADAVRQRFSGVELLALERNLGYAGGNNAGFRHAMQKNPEYVVFLNNDTVVAPDAVARLTAVLRDDSDAGIAVPEIFYMDDPDRIWYAGGVVRLGLGLVRHEGIRELYGPAYARRKETGYATGCCIAMRSLDFERLGGFDERFGMYCEDVDLSLRVRKAGLTVICEPAARVWHRVSASYGSSMHPRKIVRKSAAMLYLMRKHRAWSGFILYPFALLLQAAGALLHRIARKPTGRS